The Besnoitia besnoiti strain Bb-Ger1 chromosome IV, whole genome shotgun sequence genome contains a region encoding:
- a CDS encoding ThiF family protein (encoded by transcript BESB_054990), producing MAFLLDRALRLQTTATVSSPLSVLLFFSGLFLGTALGALHPLGQSASRRASPGGPLACLLSALRCFWLSLVGRLTPSGPLAAPPAPSRSLASSEADVCEEPERRRPGANAEVGDAEAGERDRALSNGWIREGGSPSSPPSSLPSPAASGASVLADEPAGTAGSGDSWVDVGSLDGRAAAEQNVPRHARVAESGEAAGAVNRREREAAASVSLHPLSPCLALSVERPAPPSALPRPCLPPRSHLFGSGPLRALCCRSRSVLSAVLGRLSRGTPREQGELRSRFGFRLRADWWNETAEYAHRYSRQFLLSNWGLGAQARIRQSAVLVVGCGGLGCPAALYLCAAGIGRLGLVDGDDVEVSNLQRQVAHTEARAESKKVHSLRDSCRAVNSQIAIEAFPFHVSWENALDLVSRFDVVVDATDNQPTRFLLNDACLLAGKPLVCGSALRWEGQLCVYNLSSFRHSAAGASTPSSSVAFAPSVSSPCYRCLHPSPSVDSEAGACDVHGVMGPAPGLIGVLQALEVLKICGGLRRAEDEERLLVFDALDVDRPVRTFRLRRKRDGCEGCGAGPQRIASLTARPEYAAVCPFPVLPAHLRMSPSRFTFLFSLQLLHHRQLASLLTAGFWSGLLLPSADAARQPSARDASAPQLHLQSSADRGEGRRPAAGVPATAGGDAPAGRRDNSENAARTLPSAAAAGGSAAARCCSPLACSSFLSAPQEEAVKAALRTVLLSFSRISTESRPERAAIGSECGLESVDSKRAAAEGMRRNAQQKEENYILVPIDVRPVEHIQVGQLPFALHIPLPQLRRQVEAFRKLEVQELIRGATLAPHDTESDSEDESSEATRSQGGDSQDARSQEIEQVGEDRGAVAVAADRGDGSDNPACTPTSRRCQVTSLQRFVLQQLLGFSLEDFQPPRRALPAHLHFICVLICRRGNDSAIATKLLASLDEECASAEISTDAQSQSEVQGRRMAAHGSTDPSAEVTKNFIPSVSVLNLTGGLLQLQRDGFLPMPIV from the exons ATGGCATTCCTTCTAGACCGCGCCTTGCGGTTGCAGACTACAGCgaccgtctcctcgccgctctccgtccttctcttcttctctgggCTCTTCCTGGGCACGGCGCTCGGCGCACTCCATCCCCTCGGCCAGAGTGCCTCGCGAAGGGCTTCGCCCGGCGGCCCTCTCGCGTGtctgctctctgcgctgcggtGCTTTTGGCTGTCGCTGGTGGGTCGACTGACCCCCTCCGGGCCCCTGGCTGCTCccccggcgccttcgcggtctctcgcctcttccgAGGCGGACGTGTGCGAAGAAccggagcggcggcgccctggcgcgaacgcggaggtcggcgacgcagaggccggcgagcgagacagagCGCTTTCGAACGGATGGATTCGCGAGGGcggctcgccctcttcgccgccgtcgtcgctgccttcccCGGCAGCCTCGGGCGCCAGCGTCCTCGCCGACGAACCCGCGGGGACTgccggcagcggagacagctggGTCGACGTCGGCAGCCtcgacgggcgcgcggcggctgagcaGAACGTGCCGCGACACGCGAGAGTGGCCGAGAGTGGCgaagcggccggcgccgtcaatcggcgcgagagggaagcggctgcgtctgtctctctccatcctctgtctccgtgcTTGGCGTTGTCCGTGGAGCGACCCGCTCCGCCGAGTGCGCTTCCGCGCCCgtgccttccgcctcgctcgcacTTGTTTGGCAGCggccctctccgcgcgctgtgCTGCCGTTCACGCTCGGTGCTGTCGGCTGTTCTCGGTCGGCTGTCGCGCGGGACTCCGAGGGAGCAAGGCGAGCTGCGCTCCCGCTTcggcttccgcctccgcgctgacTGGTGGAACGAAACCGCCGAATACGCGCACCGATACAGTCGGCAGTTCCTCCTGTCTAACTGGGGgctcggcgcgcaggcgcggatCCGTCAAagcgccgtcctcgtcgtcggatGCGGAGGACTTGGGtgccctgcggcgctctACCTATGCGCAGCGGGAATCG GCCGACTCGGTCTCGTCGACGGAGACGACGTCGAAGTCTCCAATCTGCAGCG GCAGGTTGCTCACACAGAAGCTAGGGCAGAGTCGAAGAAGGTCCACTCTCTCCGGGACTCCTGCCGGGCCGTGAACTCCCAG ATAGCTATTGAGGCATTTCCGTTCCATGTCTCGTGGGAGAACGCGTTGGACTTAGTCAGCCGCTTTGACGTTGTCGTCGACGCGACCGACAATCAGCCCACGAG GTTCCTTCTCAACGACGCTTGCCTGCTCGCAGGCAAGCCTCTCGTCTGCGGTAGCGCGCTCCGCTGGGAAGGTCAACTCTGCGTCTATAACCTCTCGTCTTTCCGCCAttccgcagcgggcgcatCTACGCCTTCGTCATCCGTTGCTTTCGCCCCTTCTGTTTCCTCGCCGTGCTACCGCTGCCTGCACCCGTCGCCCTCGGTCGACTCCGAGGCCGGCGCGTGTGACGTGCATGGCGTCATGGGCCCTGCGCCGGGACTCATTGGCGTCCTTCAA GCCTTGGAGGTTCTCAAAATCTGCGggggccttcgccgcgccgaggacgaagagcgtCTGTTGGTCTTTGACGCTCTCGATGTCGACCGCCCCGTTCGCACGTTTCGCTTGAGACGGAAACGTGATGGCTGCGAAG GGTGTGGCGCTGGACCCCAGCGCATTGCGTCGTTGACT GCGCGCCCGGAGTACGCGGCTGTGTGCCCGTTTCCCGTCCTCCCTGCCCACCTGCGGATGTCGCCATCTCGCTTCACCTTCCTGTTTTCGCTCCAGTTGCTTCACCACCGTCAACTGGCGTCGCTGCTCACGGCTGGCTTCTGGTCCGGTCTGCTTCTGCcttccgcagacgccgctcgCCAGCCATCAGCCCGtgacgcgtccgcgccacAGCTGCATCTGCAGAGCTCAGCAGATCGCGGGGAGGGGCGTcggcctgccgcaggcgtccCCGCGACTGCCGGGGGCGATGCTCCtgcaggcagacgcgacaaCAGTGAGAACGCAGCTCGCACCctcccctccgcggccgctgcaggcggcagcgcagctgctcgctgctgctctccgCTCGCTTGCTCGTCATTTCTTTCCGCGCCTCAGGAGGAAGCCGTGAAGGCGGCCCTGCGCACGGTCCTGCTGTCCTTTAGCCGAATAAGCACGGAAAGTCGCCCAGAACGCGCCGCTATTGGAAGCGAGTGTGGCCTCGAGAGCGTTGACTCgaaacgcgccgcagctgaggGGATGCGAAGGAATGCGCAGCAAAAGGAAGAAAATTATATTCTCGTCCCTATCGACGTGCGTCCTGTCGAACACATACAAGTCGGTCAGCTGCCGTTCGCCCTCCACAtcccgctgccgcagctgcggaggcaaGTTGAGGCCTTTCGGAAACTTGAGGTGCAAGAGCTGATAAGAGGCGCCACCCTAGCGCCACACGATACCGAATccgacagcgaggacgagAGTAGTGAGGCGACCAGATCgcagggaggagacagccaAGACGCCCGCTCGCAGGAAATTGAGCAGGTTGGAGAGGACCGCGGTGCAGTCGCTGTCGCGGCggacagaggcgacggaagTGACAATCCAGCTTGCACGCCGacgtctcgccgctgccAGGTCACATCGCTTCAGCGCTTTGTgctccagcagctcctcggGTTCTCTCTCGAAGACTTCCAGCCGCCCCGTcgggcgctgccggcgcactTACACTTCATCTGCGTCCTTATTTGCCGACGCGGGAATGATAGCGCCATTGCGACCAAGCTTCTGGCGAGTTTAGATGAAGAGTGTGCATCCGCGGAAATCAGCACGGACGCACAAAGCCAGTCTGAAGTGCAAGGGAGACGGATGGCAGCGCATGGCTCCACGGATCCGAGCGCTGAGGTTACCAAGAATTTTATACCCAGCGTCTCAGTACTCAACCTGACGGGGGGTCTCCTTCAGCTCCAGAGGGATGGATTTCTCCCTATGCCGATTGTGTAG
- a CDS encoding hypothetical protein (encoded by transcript BESB_054980), whose translation MSCFCFRLPFSRRKKGGEDAKSEKNAAGSQPGQDSSRQVKPPPLAQGDTTRTLFSATSTLRQGQLQGPALLATPPGGTAGASAGRQTSPGSLPSAFMRTATEFSGARGPTGRFTPTIPCSQSVASATKVLPKSAKVVFSRLTDVPVNREGDAVEDRTFFCSVYFDDEAMTKAIDSPSRVTQPAEGFYSGIKHYAVPLNNQSIVLQVPSGTQYTGVDPLTGEERTPPSGFRVALTEQLASGNQIYKGSTPLLRFEDMRLTQMSRWPLVNPVFRQGAGSVYLRCEFTYEGDPPREEPGAAALKKMETAPHPYRPLASISAPRRQGRVLASASACPLSDGPLCRERAPSFPSPSPPSLARTGATSPSSQTQAALSPSTPRSDASSPAAPLPRPANLPPLRSTPRPVLSPERPQDRSAGRQTPREASANGGNAVAAVPISLEPERAEREEETIRSDSEDKAEEKHVKREEEEVSPEANERREDMDQREEAREGGAGARDLASSPSLPSKQTDREQESQQAHGIPTPRAHRDTERSRKQDGKQKKKKRKTEKRHDDDDKEQEQGSRDDSEKKRKKKKKKESKDDESRRHRRNKDDDESDSDGEQPMKDKKKCDKDGKKDQKKGKNHSKEREDS comes from the coding sequence ATGTCCTGCTTTTGTTTCCGTCTTCCGTTCTCGCGGAGGAAAAAGGGCGGGGAGGACGCCAAGTCTGAGAAGAACGCAGCGGGGTCTCAGCCTGGGCAGGATTCCTCACGGCAGGTGAAACCGCCGCCGCTAGCTCAGGGAGACACCACTCGAACGCTGTTCTCCGCCACCTCCACTCTCCGGCAGGGGCAGCTGCAGGGccccgcgctgctggcgaccCCTCCGGGAGGCACAGCCGGCGCGAGTGCCGGGCGGCAAACGTCTCCGGGGAGTCTGCCCTCGGCCTTTatgaggacggcgacggagtTCAGCGGGGCTCGCGGGCCTACGGGCCGTTTCACGCCAACCATTCCCTGCTCGCAGAGTGTCGCGTCCGCCACGAAGGTTCTACCAAAGTCCGCAAAAGTCGTCTTTTCCCGACTTACCGACGTGCCGGTCAATagggagggcgacgcggtcgAAGACCGCACATTTTTTTGCTCAGTGTActtcgacgacgaggcgatgACAAAGGCCATCGACAGTCCGTCTCGAGTCACGCAGCCGGCCGAAGGTTTCTACAGCGGCATCAAGCACTACGCCGTGCCGCTCAACAACCAGAGCATTGTGCTGCAGGTCCCGTCAGGAACACAGTACACGGGCGTCGACCCCCTcaccggcgaagagagaactCCGCCTTccggcttccgcgtcgcgctgacTGAGCAACTCGCGTCGGGGAACCAGATCTACAAAGGCTCGactccgctgctgcggttTGAGGACATGCGTCTGACGCAGATGTCGCGGTGGCCTCTCGTGAATCCAGTCTTTCGTCAGGGCGCAGGATCTGTGTATCTCCGCTGTGAGTTCACTTACGAAGGGGACCCCCCGCGGGAGGAGCCCGGAGCGGCTGCGCTGAAGAAGatggagacggcgccgcaccCGTACCGGCCGCTGGCGTCGATCTCGGCGCCCCGTCGTCAAGGCCGTGtcctcgcttccgcgtccgcctgccCGCTGTCCGACGGGCCTCTTTGCCGCGAACGCGCGCCCTCGttcccctctccctcgcctccgagTCTCGCGAGGACTGGAGCCACGAGCCCGAGCTCTCAAACACAAGCAGCCCTGTCTCCGTCCACGCCGCGGTCGGATGCCTCTTCTCCTGCGgctccgcttccgcgtccAGCCAACCTCCCTCCACTCCGATCCACGCCGAGGCCCGTGCTCTCTCCTGAGAGGCCCCAAGATCGAAGTGCTGGACGGCAGACGCCcagggaggcgagcgccaacGGCGGGAATGCAGTGGCGGCTGTGCCTATTTCGCTGGAGCCGGAAAGAGCCGAGcgggaagaggagacgatcagaagcgacagcgaggacaAGGCCGAAGAGAAACACGtcaagagagaggaggaagaagtctCACCAGAGGCGAACGAACGTAGAGAGGACATGGACCAAAGGGAAGAggcccgcgaaggcggcgcaggggcaAGAGATctggcttcctcgccttcgctgccgaGCAAGCAAACGGACCGAGAGCAGGAGTCCCAGCAGGCACACGGTATTCCGACTCCTCGAGCTCACCGGGATACTGAGAGAAGCCGGAAGCAAGATGGAAAgcaaaagaagaagaaacggaagacggagaagcgCCACGATGATGATGACAAAGAGCAGGAGCAAGGAAGccgcgacgacagcgagaagaaacgaaagaagaaaaagaagaaagagagcaAAGATGACGAGTCACGGCGCCATCGGCGAAacaaggacgacgacgagagcgacTCAGACGGGGAGCAGCCGATGAAGGACAAGAAGAAATGTGATAAAGACGGAAAGAAGGACCAAAAGAAAGGCAAGAATCACTCAAAGGAACGTGAAGATTCTTGA